In one Bradyrhizobium sp. 4 genomic region, the following are encoded:
- a CDS encoding methyl-accepting chemotaxis protein → MKLSNMKIAPKLGILVGVTLFGLCISGVLSGYLMKQEMVNARIEQAKAIVDMGRNYAVALKKRVDAGEMTKDAAMADLRRYGNAMTYDKGAGYLFGTSYDGITQLAPDPKQIGSNRMEVLTNGRKLSWELMNGAKANGSILLTYEYAKPGQEGLIRKMGYAVAVPELEMYLGTGAYLDDIDAKMGPVYWLLGLAMFGIVIVAGSIAWLLGRSISGPLVLLGARMKDLAEGKLEGDIPGVGRGDEVGAMASTVQIFKDNALRIRDLEKTEADAKDRVAAERRSAMEGIASDFERSVNGIVRSVSSAATGMQATAQSMTATASDASSRAATVGAASQRASGNVGTVAAAAEELSSSVAEISRQVTRSTEVASRAVNDAERTNATVQELSTGAEKIGEVVKLIHSIAAQTNLLALNATIEAARAGESGRGFAVVASEVKALANQTAKATEEISAQVAAMQTSTSDAVAAIGGITQTIAEMSEITAGISASIEQQGEATREIARNIQSVAAGSNEINANIGSVTSAAEATGTAASDVLTNARELDSQSGALRSAVDGFLAKVRAA, encoded by the coding sequence GTGAAATTGAGCAATATGAAGATCGCCCCCAAGCTCGGCATCCTTGTCGGCGTCACCTTGTTCGGCTTGTGCATTTCCGGGGTCCTCTCCGGGTACCTGATGAAGCAGGAAATGGTGAACGCGCGCATCGAGCAGGCCAAGGCCATCGTCGACATGGGCCGCAACTATGCGGTGGCGCTGAAGAAGCGGGTGGATGCGGGCGAGATGACGAAGGACGCCGCGATGGCTGATCTTCGTCGCTACGGCAACGCGATGACCTATGACAAAGGCGCTGGTTATCTCTTCGGAACGTCCTATGACGGTATCACGCAGCTGGCGCCAGATCCGAAGCAGATCGGCAGCAACCGCATGGAAGTTCTGACCAATGGCCGCAAACTGTCTTGGGAGCTGATGAACGGCGCGAAGGCCAACGGTTCGATCCTTTTGACCTATGAATACGCGAAACCGGGCCAGGAAGGCTTGATCCGGAAGATGGGCTACGCGGTGGCGGTCCCCGAACTCGAGATGTATCTCGGCACCGGCGCCTATCTCGACGACATCGACGCAAAGATGGGCCCGGTCTACTGGCTGCTCGGTCTCGCCATGTTCGGCATCGTCATCGTCGCCGGAAGCATCGCCTGGCTGCTCGGCCGCAGCATCAGCGGTCCGCTGGTTCTGCTCGGCGCCCGCATGAAGGATCTCGCCGAGGGCAAGCTCGAGGGTGACATTCCCGGCGTCGGCCGTGGCGACGAGGTCGGCGCGATGGCGTCGACCGTCCAGATATTCAAGGACAACGCACTGCGCATCCGCGACCTCGAGAAGACCGAAGCCGACGCGAAGGATCGTGTCGCGGCGGAACGTCGCAGCGCGATGGAGGGCATCGCCAGCGACTTCGAACGCAGCGTCAACGGCATCGTCCGCTCGGTCTCCTCGGCCGCGACGGGCATGCAAGCCACCGCTCAATCGATGACCGCGACCGCCAGCGACGCCTCTTCGCGTGCGGCGACCGTCGGCGCGGCCTCGCAGAGAGCGTCTGGCAATGTCGGCACGGTTGCCGCCGCTGCCGAAGAGCTGTCAAGCTCGGTTGCGGAAATCTCGCGCCAGGTCACCCGCTCGACCGAAGTGGCGAGCCGCGCCGTCAACGACGCCGAGCGCACCAATGCCACGGTGCAGGAGCTCTCCACCGGCGCCGAGAAGATCGGCGAGGTGGTCAAGTTGATCCACTCGATCGCGGCACAGACCAATCTGCTCGCGCTGAACGCCACCATCGAGGCGGCGCGTGCCGGTGAGTCCGGCCGCGGCTTCGCGGTTGTCGCTTCCGAGGTCAAAGCGCTTGCCAACCAGACCGCCAAGGCCACCGAGGAAATCTCCGCCCAGGTCGCGGCGATGCAGACCTCGACCAGCGATGCGGTCGCCGCGATCGGCGGTATCACCCAGACCATCGCGGAGATGAGCGAGATCACCGCGGGCATTTCCGCGTCGATCGAGCAGCAGGGCGAGGCGACCCGCGAGATCGCCCGCAACATTCAGTCGGTCGCGGCCGGATCGAACGAGATCAACGCCAATATCGGCAGCGTCACCTCGGCCGCGGAAGCGACCGGCACGGCGGCAAGCGACGTGCTCACCAACGCCCGCGAGCTCGACAGCCAGTCCGGCGCGCTGCGAAGCGCAGTCGACGGCTTCCTCGCCAAGGTGCGCGCGGCGTAA
- a CDS encoding C-terminal binding protein: MPKYRIVTPKGASFTVASSDYSYEREALDPIDAEIVEAPADEAGFIAAAKTADAIYAKGIPITKTIIDALESCKVITLGSVGVDSVDIKAATARGIPVTNIPDTFIEEVADHAMMLLLAGFRRLVEQDRMVRSGRWAEGRPALSKIPRLMGQTLGFISFGRVARAVAKRAAPFGLRMMAYDPFIQETLMSDHGVIPATLNEVLSQSDFVSMHAPARPEVHHMLTEKHFRQMKKGSVFINTGRGATVDEESLIKALQEGWIAHAALDVLEKEPPSHNNPILSMENVTLTAHVASASARFDEARKRRVGYELSLVLQGMWPVSCVNPSVLQDTALRRWQPVSMDRGPNS; encoded by the coding sequence ATGCCGAAATACAGGATCGTGACGCCGAAGGGCGCGAGCTTCACGGTCGCGAGCAGCGATTATTCCTACGAGCGCGAGGCGCTCGATCCGATCGACGCCGAGATCGTCGAGGCGCCGGCCGATGAGGCCGGGTTCATCGCCGCCGCGAAGACAGCGGACGCCATCTACGCGAAGGGGATCCCGATCACCAAGACCATCATCGACGCGCTGGAGAGCTGCAAGGTCATTACGCTCGGCTCGGTCGGCGTCGACAGCGTCGACATCAAAGCCGCAACCGCGCGCGGCATTCCCGTCACCAACATCCCCGACACCTTCATCGAGGAGGTCGCCGACCATGCCATGATGCTGCTGCTCGCAGGCTTCCGCCGGCTGGTCGAACAGGACCGGATGGTGCGCAGCGGCCGCTGGGCGGAGGGCCGGCCGGCGTTGTCGAAGATTCCGCGGCTGATGGGCCAGACGCTCGGCTTCATCTCGTTCGGCCGCGTCGCGCGTGCAGTTGCGAAACGCGCAGCTCCGTTCGGCCTGCGGATGATGGCCTACGATCCGTTCATCCAGGAAACGCTGATGTCCGACCACGGCGTAATTCCGGCGACGCTGAACGAGGTGTTGTCGCAATCCGACTTCGTCTCGATGCACGCCCCCGCCCGGCCCGAGGTGCATCACATGCTCACCGAGAAGCACTTCCGGCAGATGAAGAAAGGCTCGGTCTTCATCAACACAGGCCGCGGCGCCACCGTGGACGAGGAAAGCCTGATCAAGGCGCTTCAGGAGGGCTGGATCGCCCATGCCGCCCTCGACGTGCTGGAGAAGGAGCCGCCCTCGCACAACAACCCCATCCTCAGCATGGAGAATGTGACCCTGACCGCCCATGTCGCCTCCGCCTCGGCACGGTTTGACGAGGCGCGCAAGCGCCGGGTGGGCTACGAATTGTCACTGGTGCTTCAGGGCATGTGGCCGGTAAGCTGCGTCAATCCGTCGGTGCTGCAAGACACCGCGCTCCGCCGCTGGCAGCCTGTCAGCATGGACCGCGGCCCGAACAGCTAG
- a CDS encoding tripartite tricarboxylate transporter substrate binding protein gives MLSALIRNLRAIGTASLCLAAASAAQADNYPSRNITLVLPFAAGSGTDTTTRLISQHLSQALGVGIVIENKAGANGMIAATYVARAAPDGYTLLVTTNTTHSANPYLLKSLTYDPVKDFTPIARTGDLPFMLVIHPEVPAKTVGELIAYGKANPGKLSYASGSSSAIVSGATFAHNAGLDLLHVPYKSSPPALNDVMGGRVSMMFVDILTGLPHVQGNALRALAVTTKDRSSLVPNLPSMQEAGVPDFDISSWQGYFGPAGMPKEIMTRLNAEIRKIVEKPEIKAQLATLGMDAFSGTPEQLGTFVNEQLVLWEKLIREAGIEKQ, from the coding sequence ATGCTTTCAGCGTTGATCCGAAACCTGCGTGCCATCGGCACGGCCTCCCTTTGTCTCGCCGCCGCATCCGCTGCGCAGGCCGACAACTATCCGAGCCGCAATATCACGCTGGTGCTGCCGTTCGCGGCCGGCAGCGGCACCGACACCACGACGCGGCTGATCTCGCAGCATTTGTCGCAGGCACTCGGCGTCGGCATCGTCATCGAGAACAAGGCGGGCGCCAACGGCATGATCGCCGCCACCTATGTCGCGCGCGCCGCGCCCGACGGCTACACGCTGCTGGTGACCACCAACACCACGCATTCGGCCAATCCCTATCTGCTCAAAAGCCTGACCTACGATCCGGTCAAGGACTTCACCCCGATCGCGCGCACCGGCGACCTGCCCTTCATGCTGGTGATCCACCCGGAGGTGCCGGCCAAGACCGTCGGCGAACTCATCGCCTACGGCAAGGCCAATCCGGGCAAGCTGAGCTACGCCTCGGGCTCGTCCTCGGCGATCGTGTCTGGCGCGACGTTCGCGCATAATGCCGGGCTCGACCTCCTGCACGTGCCCTACAAGAGTTCGCCCCCGGCGCTCAACGACGTCATGGGCGGCCGCGTCTCGATGATGTTCGTGGACATCCTGACCGGCCTGCCGCATGTCCAGGGCAACGCGCTACGTGCGCTCGCCGTCACGACGAAGGACCGCTCGTCGCTGGTGCCGAACCTGCCCTCGATGCAGGAGGCCGGCGTGCCGGACTTCGACATCTCGTCTTGGCAGGGCTATTTCGGCCCCGCCGGCATGCCCAAGGAGATCATGACGCGGCTCAATGCCGAGATCCGGAAGATCGTCGAGAAGCCGGAGATCAAGGCCCAGCTCGCCACTCTCGGCATGGACGCGTTTTCAGGCACGCCGGAGCAGCTCGGCACGTTCGTGAACGAACAGCTGGTGTTGTGGGAAAAGCTGATCCGCGAGGCGGGAATCGAGAAGCAGTAG
- a CDS encoding extracellular solute-binding protein: MRNDITRRDALALGLSAAAIAATGAPANAQSAIKAADVPTPKLPIEKGASLRMLRPVRFVQADEDVFRANAAKFTKETGVEVKVDFVGWEDINQQTAVTSNSGAGPDIIIGFSDAPHIYVDKLVELTDVADYLGKRYGGWLPLAQRYGKKNKSPIWIGLPFGATAGPVIYRKSILQSVGFDKVPEDHAGILDLCQKLQKAGKPAGFALGNAKGDGNGFASWALWSHNAALLDEEGNVIINSKETIAALNWVKQLYPTFIAGTTSWNDVSNNRAYAAQEIALTANGVSLYFSLKNDPATKAIADDSEHQLLPKGLAKVSPMAGLTLNAMVFKHSQYPNAAKAFLQYMLEKDQYEPWLNANSGYWSQPLAAYAEAAVWSQDPKVKLFKDTMNSTYYDGYAGPISTATGAVSADYVLIQMFASVATGAATPEAAAAEAEQRCKRYFRRQK, from the coding sequence ATGAGGAACGACATCACACGTCGTGATGCCTTGGCGCTGGGCCTGTCCGCTGCGGCAATCGCGGCAACCGGTGCTCCGGCGAATGCCCAATCCGCGATCAAGGCCGCGGACGTCCCCACACCGAAACTGCCGATCGAGAAAGGCGCATCCCTGCGCATGCTGCGACCGGTACGTTTCGTCCAGGCCGACGAGGATGTGTTCCGCGCCAATGCAGCAAAATTCACCAAGGAGACCGGCGTCGAGGTCAAGGTCGATTTCGTCGGCTGGGAGGACATCAACCAGCAGACTGCGGTGACCTCGAATTCCGGCGCCGGTCCCGATATCATCATCGGCTTCTCCGATGCGCCGCACATCTATGTCGACAAGCTGGTCGAGCTGACCGACGTCGCCGATTATCTCGGCAAACGGTACGGTGGTTGGCTGCCGCTGGCGCAGCGCTACGGCAAGAAGAACAAGAGCCCCATTTGGATCGGGCTGCCGTTCGGAGCCACTGCGGGTCCCGTGATCTACCGCAAGTCGATCCTGCAATCGGTCGGCTTCGACAAGGTGCCGGAAGACCATGCCGGAATCCTCGACCTGTGCCAGAAGCTCCAGAAGGCCGGCAAGCCGGCGGGCTTCGCCCTCGGCAATGCCAAGGGGGACGGCAACGGGTTCGCAAGCTGGGCGCTATGGTCGCACAACGCAGCCCTGCTCGACGAAGAGGGCAACGTCATCATCAACAGCAAGGAGACGATCGCCGCGCTGAACTGGGTCAAGCAGCTCTACCCGACCTTCATCGCCGGCACGACGTCCTGGAATGACGTCAGCAACAACCGCGCCTACGCGGCGCAGGAGATCGCGCTGACCGCGAACGGCGTCTCGCTGTATTTCTCGCTGAAGAACGATCCGGCGACCAAGGCGATCGCCGACGACAGCGAGCATCAGTTGCTGCCGAAGGGCTTGGCCAAGGTCTCGCCGATGGCGGGCCTGACGCTGAACGCCATGGTGTTCAAGCACAGCCAGTACCCCAACGCCGCGAAGGCCTTCCTGCAATACATGCTGGAAAAGGACCAATACGAGCCTTGGCTCAACGCCAATTCCGGCTACTGGTCCCAGCCGCTGGCCGCCTATGCCGAGGCTGCCGTGTGGTCGCAGGACCCCAAGGTGAAGCTGTTCAAGGACACGATGAACAGCACCTATTACGACGGCTATGCGGGTCCGATCTCGACCGCGACCGGTGCCGTCAGCGCCGACTACGTGCTGATCCAGATGTTCGCATCCGTCGCGACCGGCGCTGCCACACCGGAAGCCGCGGCCGCGGAAGCGGAGCAGCGCTGCAAGCGGTACTTCCGGCGGCAGAAGTAA
- a CDS encoding alpha/beta hydrolase, producing the protein MKTAETTRKPSLLDRRSLVLGLSGAAVAVASTAASAKPERDEHTADAYPVTYHRTKTVDGIKIFYREAGPKDAPVVLLLHGFPTSSHMFRNLIPALADKYHVIAPDYPGYGQSEMPPRATFKYTFDRFGELVGGLLDQLGVTRYAMYVMDYGAPVGWRLALKNPERISGLIVQNGNAYDEGLKEFWNPIKQYWADGSDASRQALMKLVTLETTKFQYTDGMSDVSRISPDNWVQDQALLDRPGNSEIQMDLFYDYRTNLPLYPAVQAYFRKHKPPTLIVWGKNDFIFPADGAHPYKRDLPQVEFHLMNTGHFALEDKFDEMVPLIRNFLSRKIA; encoded by the coding sequence ATGAAAACCGCAGAGACCACACGCAAGCCATCGCTCCTCGATCGTCGGAGTCTCGTTCTTGGGTTGTCCGGAGCGGCTGTCGCAGTTGCTTCGACGGCAGCGTCCGCGAAGCCGGAGCGCGACGAACACACCGCCGATGCCTATCCGGTCACCTATCATCGAACCAAGACCGTCGACGGGATCAAGATCTTCTATCGCGAGGCGGGTCCGAAGGACGCGCCGGTTGTGCTGTTGCTGCACGGCTTCCCGACCTCCTCGCACATGTTCCGCAACCTGATCCCGGCACTGGCCGACAAGTACCACGTGATCGCTCCCGACTATCCCGGATATGGCCAGAGCGAGATGCCACCGCGCGCGACATTCAAGTACACGTTCGACCGTTTCGGCGAGCTTGTCGGCGGCCTGCTCGACCAGCTCGGCGTCACCCGCTACGCGATGTACGTCATGGACTACGGCGCTCCCGTCGGCTGGCGCCTGGCGCTCAAAAATCCAGAGCGCATCAGCGGCCTGATCGTGCAGAACGGCAACGCCTATGACGAAGGGCTGAAGGAGTTCTGGAATCCGATCAAGCAATACTGGGCCGACGGATCCGATGCCAGTCGGCAGGCATTGATGAAGCTGGTAACGCTGGAAACGACGAAATTCCAGTACACCGACGGCATGTCCGACGTCAGCCGGATTTCACCCGACAACTGGGTGCAGGATCAGGCGCTGCTCGACCGTCCTGGCAACAGCGAAATCCAGATGGACCTGTTCTACGACTATCGGACCAATTTGCCGCTGTATCCCGCGGTGCAGGCCTACTTCCGCAAGCACAAGCCGCCGACCCTGATCGTCTGGGGCAAGAACGATTTCATCTTCCCGGCCGATGGCGCCCATCCCTACAAACGCGACCTGCCCCAGGTAGAATTTCACCTGATGAACACCGGCCATTTCGCGCTCGAGGACAAGTTCGACGAAATGGTCCCGTTAATTCGCAACTTCCTCTCCCGCAAGATCGCCTGA
- a CDS encoding carbohydrate ABC transporter permease, which translates to MTDTTAQPAAVATTPPDTMAWDSGLRRLMMIYLPLGCFVLILLFPFYWMAITSFKPNAELMNYKEHNPFWISSPTLAHIKHLLFNTAYPRWLWTTMLVAVGATTLSLIASTLAAYAIERLRFRGSPYVGLGIYLAYLVPPSILFIPLATVVVQFGLFDSPLALILVYPTFLVPFCTWLLIGYFKSIPYELEECALVDGATRLQILRRITLPLAVPGLISAGIFSFTLSWNEFIYALAFIQSGANKTVPVAILTELVTGDVYQWGALMAGSLLGSLPVAIFYSLFVDYYVSSLTGAVKE; encoded by the coding sequence ATGACTGATACCACCGCCCAGCCGGCCGCCGTCGCCACCACACCGCCGGACACCATGGCCTGGGATTCCGGGCTGCGGCGGCTGATGATGATCTACCTGCCGCTCGGCTGCTTCGTACTGATCCTCCTGTTTCCGTTCTACTGGATGGCGATCACGTCGTTCAAGCCGAACGCAGAGCTGATGAACTACAAGGAGCACAACCCGTTCTGGATCTCCTCGCCGACGCTGGCGCACATCAAGCACCTCTTGTTCAATACCGCCTATCCGCGCTGGCTATGGACAACAATGCTGGTTGCGGTCGGCGCGACCACGCTGTCGCTGATCGCGAGCACGCTGGCCGCCTACGCGATCGAGCGCCTGCGCTTCCGCGGCAGTCCCTATGTCGGCCTCGGCATCTATCTCGCCTATCTCGTGCCGCCGTCGATCCTGTTCATTCCGCTCGCAACCGTGGTCGTGCAGTTCGGCTTGTTCGATTCACCGCTGGCACTGATCCTGGTCTACCCGACCTTCCTGGTGCCGTTCTGCACCTGGCTCCTGATCGGCTATTTCAAGTCGATCCCCTACGAGCTCGAGGAATGCGCGCTGGTGGACGGCGCCACACGGCTCCAGATCCTACGCCGGATCACGCTGCCACTGGCGGTGCCCGGCCTGATCTCGGCCGGCATCTTCTCCTTCACGCTGTCCTGGAACGAGTTCATCTACGCGCTCGCCTTCATCCAGAGCGGCGCCAACAAGACGGTGCCGGTCGCGATCCTGACCGAGCTCGTCACCGGCGACGTCTACCAATGGGGGGCGCTGATGGCGGGATCTCTGCTCGGCTCGCTGCCGGTCGCAATCTTCTACTCGCTGTTCGTGGATTACTACGTGTCGTCGCTGACGGGCGCGGTAAAGGAGTAA
- a CDS encoding DMT family transporter, translating to MTIASPAPPASNPASWLNNQPYLLLSLSSLFWAGNIVLARHVGAHVPPLTVTTIRWFGVFLILLPFAWPHLKRDWPNLRKSLPLMLFLSLVGFAFNNAISYWAMQYTEALNALLIQSAGPLFVALWSLVLFGVRLTGAQLAGIGISLLGVLIIILRGDLAALASISFNRGDIMFASSLVAFGIYSAFIPRRPKIHQLSFLSFTTCCGATMLLPTAIWEAWSGRVLQLDGVTLATLGYILIFPSTLAYLFFNRGVALIGPNRAAPFFHLVPVFGSAMAILLLGEKIQPFHLIGYLLVLAGVVIASRQGSAVK from the coding sequence ATGACGATCGCTTCGCCCGCGCCACCGGCCTCCAATCCGGCCAGTTGGCTCAACAACCAGCCTTATCTGCTGCTCAGCCTGAGCTCGCTGTTCTGGGCCGGCAACATCGTGCTCGCGCGCCACGTCGGCGCGCATGTGCCGCCGCTGACGGTGACCACGATCCGCTGGTTCGGCGTGTTCCTGATCCTGCTGCCGTTCGCCTGGCCGCACCTGAAGCGCGACTGGCCGAATCTGCGCAAGAGCCTGCCGCTGATGCTGTTCCTGTCGCTGGTGGGCTTTGCCTTCAACAACGCGATCTCGTACTGGGCGATGCAGTACACGGAAGCGCTGAACGCGCTGCTGATCCAGTCGGCCGGACCGCTGTTCGTGGCGCTGTGGTCGCTGGTGCTGTTCGGCGTGCGGCTGACCGGTGCGCAGCTCGCCGGCATCGGGATCTCGCTTCTCGGGGTGCTGATCATCATTCTGCGCGGCGATCTCGCCGCGCTCGCGAGCATCAGCTTCAACAGGGGCGACATCATGTTCGCCTCATCGCTGGTGGCGTTCGGGATCTACTCTGCCTTCATCCCGCGGCGACCGAAGATCCACCAACTCTCCTTTCTCTCCTTCACCACCTGCTGCGGCGCGACGATGCTGCTGCCGACCGCGATCTGGGAGGCCTGGAGCGGCCGCGTCCTGCAACTCGATGGGGTGACGCTGGCGACGCTGGGCTACATCCTGATCTTTCCCTCGACATTGGCCTATCTGTTCTTCAACCGGGGCGTGGCGCTGATCGGCCCGAACCGCGCCGCGCCGTTCTTCCATCTGGTGCCGGTGTTCGGCTCGGCGATGGCGATCCTGCTGCTCGGCGAAAAGATCCAGCCATTCCACCTGATCGGCTATCTGCTGGTGCTCGCCGGTGTCGTGATCGCCTCGCGCCAGGGCTCTGCGGTGAAGTAA
- a CDS encoding DUF6130 family protein, with protein sequence MHAALDCVAVLAASTLFAAAAAAQTARDVRGPSPLVAIENEVPARLIVDPPLAEQLAQGLVFIQYTTENLRVVPVFGKGALDVSPRIGHVHITVDDAPWHFVDASGETVIVVGLKPGSHKVLLELADPTHHVIDSKTVSFEIPTPLKK encoded by the coding sequence ATGCATGCCGCTCTCGACTGCGTGGCCGTTCTGGCAGCCTCCACCTTGTTCGCAGCAGCCGCCGCCGCCCAAACCGCCAGAGACGTGCGCGGCCCATCGCCGCTGGTCGCGATCGAAAACGAGGTGCCTGCGCGGCTGATCGTCGATCCGCCGCTCGCCGAACAGTTGGCGCAGGGTCTCGTCTTCATCCAGTACACCACGGAGAATCTCCGCGTCGTGCCGGTGTTTGGCAAAGGCGCGCTCGACGTATCGCCGCGCATCGGCCACGTCCATATCACGGTCGACGATGCGCCGTGGCATTTTGTCGATGCCAGCGGCGAGACCGTGATCGTGGTCGGACTGAAGCCCGGCTCCCACAAGGTCCTGCTGGAGCTGGCCGATCCCACGCATCACGTGATCGACAGCAAGACCGTCAGTTTCGAAATTCCAACACCCCTAAAAAAATAA
- a CDS encoding MBL fold metallo-hydrolase, which translates to MRSPKLPSLSRRGFCLCCVGAATAAASGWLSPRQAYAEARGIVSLIKDSAAVSPIVTHKLRNNITVLEGSGGNIAVLTGPDGKVLIDAGIRVSRPQLTKALADLGADPVTHLVNTHWHFDHADGNEWLHAAGAKIIAQENTRKHLAEVQRVEDWDYNFLPLGAGGIPSEVFADSRELKLNGTSIGLKYYGPAHTDSDISVTFAEANIVHVADMFWNGIYPFIDYSTGGSIDGMIAACDANLAAMDKDTIVIAGHGKPVGNKAEFQAFRDMLVGIRDNVARLKKQGRTRDETVAAKPTAAFDAIWGQFVIDPGFFTRLVYQGV; encoded by the coding sequence ATGCGTTCGCCAAAGCTCCCATCATTATCTCGACGCGGTTTCTGCCTGTGTTGCGTCGGCGCCGCGACCGCCGCCGCTTCGGGATGGCTTAGCCCCAGGCAGGCCTACGCAGAGGCGCGAGGCATCGTCAGCCTGATCAAGGACAGCGCTGCAGTATCGCCGATTGTCACGCACAAGCTCCGAAACAACATCACTGTGCTGGAAGGCTCCGGCGGCAACATTGCCGTGCTGACCGGGCCCGACGGCAAGGTCCTGATCGATGCGGGCATCCGCGTCTCACGTCCCCAGCTCACCAAAGCGCTGGCTGATCTCGGCGCCGATCCCGTCACCCATCTCGTCAACACCCACTGGCATTTCGATCATGCCGATGGCAACGAATGGCTGCATGCAGCCGGCGCGAAGATCATTGCGCAGGAAAACACCCGCAAACACCTTGCCGAAGTGCAGCGCGTCGAGGACTGGGACTACAATTTCCTTCCGCTCGGCGCGGGCGGTATCCCCAGTGAAGTCTTTGCCGACAGCCGCGAGCTTAAGCTCAACGGAACCTCGATCGGCCTGAAGTATTACGGGCCCGCGCACACCGACAGCGATATCTCCGTCACCTTCGCAGAAGCCAACATCGTTCACGTCGCCGACATGTTCTGGAACGGCATCTATCCGTTCATCGACTATTCGACCGGCGGCAGCATCGACGGGATGATCGCTGCATGCGACGCCAATCTCGCGGCGATGGACAAGGACACGATCGTCATCGCCGGGCATGGCAAGCCGGTCGGCAACAAAGCCGAGTTCCAGGCCTTTCGCGACATGCTCGTCGGGATCCGCGACAACGTCGCCCGCCTCAAGAAGCAGGGACGAACGCGCGATGAAACCGTTGCGGCGAAGCCGACAGCGGCGTTCGACGCGATATGGGGGCAATTCGTGATCGATCCCGGCTTCTTCACCAGACTGGTCTACCAGGGCGTTTGA
- a CDS encoding sugar ABC transporter permease: MSVTTLPTLALARRQPSWLVRLFDYKPFLIVMCLAPAIGLLTVFLTYPLGLGIWLAFTDTTIGRKGVFVGFENFQYLLTDSLWWNAVFYSVVYTGIATFGKFALGFWLALLLNNHFPFKSLLRAIILMPWIVPTVLSALAFWWIYDPQFSIISYLLVDVLHWRTTNIDFLGSPWPARFSLIAANIWRGIPFVAISLLAGLQTISPSLYEAAMLDGASAWQRFRYITFPMMMPILAIVMTFSIIFTFTDFQLVYAITRGGPGNSTHLLATLAFQRGIAGGELGEGAAIAVSMIPFLVFATLFSYFGLARRKWQQGESND, from the coding sequence ATGTCCGTGACCACACTTCCCACTCTCGCCCTCGCACGACGGCAGCCCTCCTGGCTGGTGCGCCTGTTCGACTACAAGCCGTTCCTGATCGTGATGTGCCTCGCACCTGCGATCGGGCTGCTTACGGTGTTCCTGACCTATCCGCTGGGTCTTGGCATCTGGCTCGCCTTCACCGATACGACGATCGGCAGAAAAGGCGTCTTCGTCGGTTTCGAGAATTTCCAGTATCTGCTCACCGATTCCCTGTGGTGGAACGCGGTGTTTTACAGCGTGGTCTACACGGGGATCGCGACCTTCGGGAAGTTCGCGCTGGGCTTCTGGCTGGCACTGCTGCTCAACAACCATTTTCCGTTCAAGAGCCTGTTGCGTGCGATCATCCTGATGCCCTGGATCGTGCCGACGGTGCTCTCGGCGCTCGCGTTCTGGTGGATCTACGATCCGCAGTTCTCGATCATCTCCTACCTTCTGGTCGACGTGCTGCACTGGCGCACCACCAATATCGACTTCCTCGGCTCGCCCTGGCCGGCGCGCTTCTCGCTGATCGCCGCCAACATCTGGCGCGGCATTCCCTTCGTCGCGATCTCGCTGCTGGCGGGCCTGCAGACCATCTCTCCCTCGCTCTACGAGGCGGCGATGCTGGATGGCGCCAGCGCCTGGCAGCGCTTCCGCTACATCACCTTCCCGATGATGATGCCGATCCTCGCCATCGTCATGACCTTCTCGATCATCTTCACTTTCACCGACTTCCAGCTGGTCTACGCCATCACCCGTGGCGGTCCGGGCAACTCGACCCATTTGCTGGCCACGCTGGCCTTCCAGCGCGGCATTGCCGGCGGCGAGCTCGGCGAGGGTGCGGCGATCGCGGTGTCGATGATCCCGTTCCTGGTGTTCGCGACGCTGTTCTCTTATTTCGGCCTGGCGCGCCGCAAATGGCAGCAGGGAGAGAGCAATGACTGA